One stretch of Prunus persica cultivar Lovell chromosome G1, Prunus_persica_NCBIv2, whole genome shotgun sequence DNA includes these proteins:
- the LOC109946832 gene encoding uncharacterized protein LOC109946832, protein MVEAFKKDMMKEYEMTDLGSMKYFIGIQVQQSEKGIFMYQEKYAENLLKKFNMLNCKTMDTPMAINLKLSSNDGTPRADASMYRSIVGSLIYLSNTRPDIVHAVSVVSRFVNDPSNHHFAAVKRILRYVQGTKGYGIKYTQEKESILVRFTDSDWLMQLMIEEAHLGMCFSWEVKLYHGRRISKV, encoded by the coding sequence ATGGTAGAAGCATTCAAGAAGGACATGATGAAAGAATATGAGATGACTGATTTGGGTTCTATGAAGTATTTTATAGGAATTCAAGTCCAACAATCGGAAAAAGGGATTTTTATGTATCAAGAAAAGTATGCAGAAAATCTCTTGAAAAAGTTCAATATGTTGAACTGCAAGACAATGGACACTCCAATGGCAATTAATTTAAAGCTTTCAAGTAATGATGGAACACCAAGAGCTGATGCTTCTATGTATAGAAGTATTGTTGGCTCACTGATTTATTTATCTAATACAAGGCCAGACATAGTTCATGCAGTTAGTGTTGTATCTCGATTCGTGAATGATCCAAGTAATCATCATTTTGCTGCTGTTAAAAGAATATTGAGATATGTGCAAGGAACCAAAGGATATGGCATCAAATATacacaagagaaagaaagcatTTTAGTTAGGTTCACAGACAGTGATTGGCTGATGCAATTGATGATAGAAGAAGCACATTTGGGCATGTGTTTTTCTTGGGAAGTAAAGTTATATCATGGTCGTAGAATAAGCAAAGTATAG
- the LOC18793547 gene encoding uncharacterized protein LOC18793547 has product MSKVDEPVMGVPFYVVQNPYQAGAIPPNAVYGDPKGIPIHQTIYRDTPAPFNCVYCGNSGLTHVRSKPSLAAVVACMMPMFLGCCFLLPSCDCLWHKYHHCPSCQEKVGDFEKSDPCIVADPPHWTEHSFALPA; this is encoded by the exons atgtCGAAGGTGGACGAGCCGGTGATGGGCGTTCCGTTCTACGTCGTACAGAATCCTTACCAAGCAGGCGCGATCCCCCCAAACGCCGTCTATGGCGACCCAAAGGGCATCCCTATCCACCAAACCATTTACAGAGACACTCCCGCTCCCTTCAACTGCGTTTACTGTGGTAATTCCGGACTTACCCACGTCAG ATCAAAGCCAAGCCTGGCAGCTGTTGTGGCTTGCATGATGCCTATGTTTCTTGGATGCTgctttcttttgccttcatgCGACTGTCTCTGGCATAAATATCATCATTGCCCAAGTTGCCAAGAGAAG gTTGGTGATTTTGAGAAGTCAGATCCTTGTATTGTTGCGGATCCTCCACACTGGACAGAACACAGCTTTGCACTGCCTGCATGA